The following proteins come from a genomic window of Nostoc sp. ATCC 53789:
- a CDS encoding urease accessory protein UreF has protein sequence MDNSIMLTDSHLLSILQLASPALPVGAYSYSEGLEMLVENGTIANQTNLKDWLKAELLYGAIRLEAAVMVRSQQAAKIGDVESLCRWNLWLSAARETEELRASSWQMGRSLIQLLGRLEPQIIPIANAVGNPCNYAIAFGIAVAHWQISIQAALLGYLHSWASNLITAGVKLIPLGQTAGQRLLLDLQPLFSTAALEILALEDDELAYCSWGLSLASMQHETQYTRLFRS, from the coding sequence ATGGACAACAGCATCATGCTCACTGATAGTCATCTTTTGAGTATTTTACAGTTGGCTAGCCCCGCTTTGCCTGTGGGAGCATATAGTTATTCTGAAGGCTTAGAAATGTTGGTGGAAAATGGTACGATCGCTAACCAGACAAATCTCAAAGATTGGTTAAAAGCAGAGTTGCTCTACGGGGCAATTCGGTTAGAGGCGGCGGTGATGGTACGATCGCAGCAAGCTGCAAAAATAGGTGATGTAGAGTCCCTCTGCCGTTGGAATCTGTGGTTATCGGCTGCTAGAGAAACAGAAGAATTACGTGCTTCTAGTTGGCAGATGGGGCGATCGCTGATCCAATTACTTGGTAGACTAGAACCGCAGATTATACCTATTGCCAATGCTGTGGGTAATCCTTGCAATTATGCGATCGCTTTTGGTATTGCCGTTGCCCATTGGCAAATTAGCATCCAAGCCGCATTACTCGGATATCTGCATAGTTGGGCAAGTAATTTGATTACTGCTGGCGTGAAACTTATTCCCCTGGGACAAACAGCAGGACAGAGGTTATTGCTAGATTTGCAACCATTATTTAGTACTGCGGCGTTAGAAATTCTTGCGTTGGAAGATGATGAACTCGCCTATTGTAGTTGGGGTTTATCGCTGGCAAGTATGCAGCATGAAACGCAGTATACAAGGTTGTTTAGGAGTTAG
- the ureE gene encoding urease accessory protein UreE, producing MLTFTQLKPPNGDAVVTFTLALTAEERTRSRHRFETEDGKVVVLHLPRGTVLHDGDILQEEIHSSLIRISAKPELVLTAFAQTPLLLLRAAYHLGNRHVPVEITPTYLRLSSDSVLRAMLEQLGLEVKEEILPFQPELGAYGQQHHAH from the coding sequence ATGCTGACATTTACCCAACTTAAACCACCTAATGGCGATGCCGTAGTTACTTTTACTCTGGCGCTGACAGCAGAAGAACGCACCCGCAGTCGTCATCGTTTTGAAACGGAAGATGGTAAAGTTGTAGTTTTACATTTACCCAGAGGAACTGTTTTACACGATGGTGATATTCTGCAAGAAGAAATCCATAGTAGTTTAATCAGAATTAGTGCTAAACCAGAACTAGTTTTGACTGCCTTTGCCCAAACACCACTTTTATTACTACGCGCAGCATATCATCTGGGAAATCGCCATGTACCTGTAGAAATTACTCCAACTTATTTACGCTTGTCCTCAGATTCGGTTTTACGCGCGATGTTGGAACAACTGGGGTTAGAAGTTAAAGAAGAAATTTTACCGTTTCAGCCAGAATTAGGAGCTTATGGACAACAGCATCATGCTCACTGA